The Rhododendron vialii isolate Sample 1 chromosome 1a, ASM3025357v1 region ctaattcctCTAAAAGCTCTTCCGATGGCGCCCAAGGCAGAGAAGAAGCCAGCAGAGAAGAAGCCGGCGGAGGAGAAGAAGACAGCGGCGGCCGAGAAGGCCCCGGCGGAGAAGAAGCCCAAGGCCGGGAAGAAGCTCCCCAAGGACGCCTCGGCCGCGGCCGgggacaagaagaagaagaggacgaAGAAGAGCGTGGAGACGTACAAGATCTACATCTTCAAGGTCCTGAAGCAGGTGCACCCCGACATCGGGATCTCGAGCAAGGCCATGGGGATCATGAACAGCTTCATCAACGATATCTTTGAGAAGCTCGCCCAGGAGGCGTCGAGGCTGGCGAGGTACAACAAGAAGCCGACGATTACGTCCAGGGAGATTCAGACCGCCGTGAGGCTTGTGCTGCCCGGGGAGCTGGCGAAGCATGCGGTTTCGGAGGGGACTAAGGCGGTGACTAAGTTTACGAGCTCTTGAATATGGTGTTTGGttgtctagggttagggtttaaaTGGTAGTAGTTGGCTAGTAGCGTGAGAAAGTGCATTATGTTTTTAAATTTCTCGTTAATTTGGGTTGGCTGGATCCAGTTGTCTAGTGTTTGGTTATATGGAATACAATCGGATGGTTTCTGTTCAACAACAATTGCATCTTTAATTTTGAATGGTTTGATTACGATTATGCACTTTAagttctagggttagggttttaatGGTATGAGGTGGGCAATAATGAGAAAATGTTTTCAATTTATTTGGTTTTGGCGTTAAATTGTATTGGCGGGATTCAGTTGACTAGTGTTTGGTTACATGAAATACAATCACACAGTTTCTGTTTGAAGAATTGCACCTTTGAATTTgaatgatttgattacgattaTTTGACATACTGGGTTGTAAACAGCCTGTTTGAATTGAGGGGTTTCGTGAGAAAAGCAAAGAATAGAAAGGAGAATTTGACCACTTGTTTGGATATATAGATGAGCAAGGATGACAGATGTGTGTAACCACAACCCTTCCTTTTCAAATGAATCACTCAATATGAAGGGGGCTGTAAGTCGGTTACTTGTAATTGCTCCTTTTTCCCATTGTTTTGCTGCATCATTTTATGGGGTTGATACAATTTAGAAGTGTTTAACATATTTGGGTAGAAACATGAGGAGTTCAGTATTCATAATTGATTGTGCATTACTACGATTACTCAGAACTACTTCGACATTGCTACCAAAGTGCTGAGTATTACTTAATTCTGCATCATTAAGAAATTAGGGATGAAAGAGTATGCTACTGTATGCTGCTTTAAGcatgtttgatatatttttggcttggttcTTCAAACTACACGAGAACCTGAAACTTTTTGCTTCTTAAAATAGGAAGATAAACTCAAAGGTATGGGGTATTAGCTTTTTGGGTGAATTTTTCAAAGCTGATTTATCTAGTTTATCAAGGGGAAATGGTCAATCTCTATAATTAGACCTGCTACTAGTAGACTTAGTCAAACAAAGTTATGGATGTCATAGTGTTGAAATAGATTGTGTGAATCTTTTTGATGTTGTAGAGGCGTTTAGGGCATCTTAAAAAGAGCACAAGGTCTCATGAGTGGAACTGCTTTGAAAAGCCCGATAGGTTTGGATTCTAGGGGAAAAGTAGTTCTAGTTGTTTCCATATAAACTCCATTCCATTCGTAATCTGGATTCATCATACACTGTTTACACAGCAGAATGCGTAGGAAGATTCTAATGCTGGTTGGTGGCAGAGACCAGGCACAGCATAAACAAGCATACTGATGCAGTGTGGACTCCAGTGCAAAGAACTTGTGATTCACTGACCAGTTTTTATGACATCTGTATTGAATTTGCCTTTCTGTTGGCAACTTATTTGCCTGTAGTGTCAATGTGAAGGTTTGAACGTGCAATACGGTCTAAAAGGAGGTCATAACACGGTTGCCTTTTGTAGTGTAAAAGATGCTACGGGCTTTGCGTCTGGAAGTCAAATTCATAATTTCTCGCAGTCTATACCATTTGAGATGCTATCTCTTCGGATATTGACTAAATCTTTGTACTGTAGGCTACAGGATTTGGTGGAAGTGGCAAGGAACACAGTTTATGACCAGGCTCAGAAGATTCCTGTTGCATTCGTAAGTCTTCATAATAGTTAAACCGTATGTGAATTTTACACGTGTAGCGCTATTCAACTTCTCATGGATTGAATCCAAAATCTCCTTTAGAACTTAAAAGGACAAGCCGTTCATGTGGAAATCACAGAAAATAAAACGGATTTCAAATTAGCCTTTTCAAAATGCTTGAAATGGCCGTATGAAACATTCTTAAGAGTTTGATGTATGACTTATTTACAAATGTCCCCTTTTAACCCGTAACTTCTGATGTGTTGGTTTCTTTGGCTGTCTTATTACTGTTACCGCACGGTTGGAGGCATAAACCACTGCTTTTAGAAGTATACCCGGAGCAGACTGAGCATTAAATGAAATAAAGGGGATAATCTGGAGTGTGTGTTTTTCTTGCTTCAGGATTGCCAGTAAACGAAACAATAGATGTGAGCAATTTTTTAGATGTTATGAAAAAATTTCTATTTCATGCTAGTGAGCGTGAACCATATCCCTGCCTCAGTCTGCAATTTGCATATGGCGAGGGCAGCAAATATAAAGCTACTTAAACAATGGTTATATGCATTTGGATAGAGAGGGACGAGGGGCTGCTATTGGTGAGAAGCAGAAGACAGAGATTGAGTTTCAAGATCTCTCCAAATTGCAAGACATGAATATTGCAACTGAAAGAAACCACTAGAAATACAATTTGAGATTGGTGTTCTGTTTTGGCCAGAGTAAGCAGTTGCATTATTGGAGAAAGATGTCAACAAAAGCCTCCCCCCACACCCTGAAGACAGATAAATGGCCACAATGAAAATTTAATCAGTTTGAGCTTTCACACATTCAAggattttatttacttttgtcAGGAGACACGCATTCAGTCAAACACTGGACTCTGATATCAGAATGAGCCATAAATACTTGATACAGGGTGAAAATACACAAGCAGCAACATGAATACCGTAGGCAAGAAGCGTGATCATCTTTTGGCTTGGTAGGCAATCCGCTTCTGCTACCACACAATTTCTCTTGCCTCTGTTCTTTGTTCAATTTCCTCCTTAGGCTGGATGAAAATCCATGTTGTTTGCATAAATCGTTCCATGTTTAGCTTCTGTGAGAACAGGATTAGAGAAAGCGGAAGAATTCTGATGGCAGACTTGTCATTTCTTTGGGAAAGCATATGCCATTCTTGAGGCGCTTGGGACAATCTCTTTCAGTATTCAGTATTTACGTTGCTCTTTTCAAACAAATCAGCATCTTGTTATTTGATTCATCGCCCTTGTTAGGATCAATATGGACTGTGATAACCTCAACAACAGTCCCTGCCTCTTGGTTCGACCCGTATTTGCAGTGCTGATTTGACTTATGACACTGCAAATATGGGTAAAATCTGCACTTCCTTGGTTGAATAACTGTGAGTCCAAAAGCTTCATATAGTGCAGGCTGTTCAAACGTCTTCTTTGTATCCACAATAAGGGGTACATCTCCATTGTGGTGGAAGGGAGGGGTTGGTGGGGATCTTGTTTCAGTGTTGGCCGGTCTTGTTATCAACCAGCGGCACAACTAATCTTCTTGATGAGTTGGCCGGGCTAACTTCTCTATTTGAGATAGGGGACCTCCCAGGGAGCACTGGTAAATAACCCATTACATTGGAGAGTATTTGGGTTACTCATTCGGTAAAACTATTGGTTGAAGCTGCCTCATGAGCCTCTAATTTATCTCCTTTCCCTCCAGAACCTTGAAAAGCTTCAGTCCCAGTCTCAACAGCTTAAATTGGATCGGAAAGAGTAAACATCTGACTTGCAATCTGTCTGAGCTGACCGGTAAGTTGATGTTTCTCTATTATTCAATGCATCTTGTTGATATACACTGTTTCTTCTCTCTTGTAATTTTTATGGATCAGAGACTCCTGCACCACTGACACGATTACAAGATTAACCTAATCCCCTAGCATTCTATTCTCTCATTCCACTCCAGGATGGGAATTGAGCTCTTGAACcttattgtctattttgtcatTCAAAAAACGTAACTTAATAAATTTTATGCATTGCTCACCACGTGATATGAGGATTTACATTCAACCCATGCTGCCTAATTCTGAGGAGAATTTCTTCCTCTATCGCCGCTACCAATAAATGTCaagtttatcatttttttttactgtactACGTTTTACTTT contains the following coding sequences:
- the LOC131323303 gene encoding histone H2B, encoding MAPKAEKKPAEKKPAEEKKTAAAEKAPAEKKPKAGKKLPKDASAAAGDKKKKRTKKSVETYKIYIFKVLKQVHPDIGISSKAMGIMNSFINDIFEKLAQEASRLARYNKKPTITSREIQTAVRLVLPGELAKHAVSEGTKAVTKFTSS